A single Caldanaerobius fijiensis DSM 17918 DNA region contains:
- a CDS encoding motility associated factor glycosyltransferase family protein, with protein sequence MNSFEIVKAKDGNDTLIVISDNKRYFLHSSYYPVREAQEWASRIEFGEESIILVYGIGLGYHINYLSERLSTNNRLILVEPSKEIFEYALNNGYYDRFKNRPDTFFIVEGSEKGIGTLLSMYIPWDNFENLTYIDFKQYPKIFEEHYERFSNSLIETINSMRINRNTSLYFAAQWQSNFMENIEFVFRSVPVKSFFNSFKNVPAVIVSAGPSLDRNVRLLKEVKGKCIIICVGTALKVLVKENIEPDFVVSIDGSEKNFRHFDGCSVNVPLLYDLTVYPEILRRYKGPLVIGMIASEFSSLLEEKLSVEFGRLSAGPSVANLSLDFAYKLGCNPIIFIGQDLAYLNHRTHAAGTIYEKDRIKSSYDEKEYIYVKGNLEEKVLTDKVLLSFKTWFENYVYSHPERIYINATEGGALIKGMEIMSFKEAILKYMGKEYYVKQIIDEILKNKKIEPELKQINSLKREFEDTIKRLKIIKYDCMRGAKLSKKLYNEYEKDIDADVTRILAILDKIDVKLKDSKDSFSFISSILNIVTTKVLKGFKPEKDETEKQKKLRIASMSYTLYQGIYEAILQSESGLEHAKEAIENIINEKYA encoded by the coding sequence ATGAATTCATTTGAAATTGTAAAAGCAAAGGACGGGAATGATACTCTAATTGTAATAAGTGACAATAAAAGATATTTTTTACACAGTTCGTACTATCCTGTAAGGGAAGCACAAGAATGGGCAAGTCGGATTGAATTTGGTGAAGAATCGATAATATTGGTCTATGGAATCGGATTGGGATATCATATTAATTATTTGAGCGAGAGATTATCCACAAACAATAGGTTAATTCTGGTAGAACCCTCTAAAGAAATATTTGAGTATGCATTAAACAATGGATATTACGATAGGTTTAAGAATAGGCCTGATACTTTTTTTATTGTCGAAGGTTCTGAAAAAGGTATAGGTACGCTGTTGTCAATGTATATTCCATGGGACAATTTTGAAAATCTTACCTATATAGATTTTAAGCAGTATCCTAAAATTTTTGAAGAACATTATGAGAGATTCAGCAATAGTTTGATTGAAACTATAAATTCAATGAGGATAAATAGAAATACGTCTTTATATTTTGCAGCACAATGGCAGTCAAACTTTATGGAAAACATAGAATTTGTTTTCAGAAGTGTACCTGTTAAGTCATTTTTTAACTCGTTTAAAAATGTGCCGGCTGTAATAGTGTCGGCAGGTCCTTCATTAGACAGGAACGTCAGATTGTTAAAAGAAGTGAAAGGAAAGTGTATAATTATATGTGTCGGAACAGCCTTAAAAGTCCTGGTGAAAGAAAATATTGAACCTGATTTTGTTGTATCAATAGATGGAAGTGAGAAGAATTTTAGACACTTTGATGGGTGTTCGGTAAATGTACCGCTGCTATATGACCTTACAGTATATCCTGAAATATTAAGAAGATACAAAGGCCCTTTAGTTATTGGCATGATTGCCTCAGAATTTTCATCTTTGCTTGAAGAAAAGTTATCTGTAGAATTTGGGAGACTAAGTGCAGGTCCGTCTGTTGCGAATTTGTCATTGGATTTTGCTTATAAATTAGGGTGCAATCCTATTATATTTATAGGACAGGATCTGGCATATCTAAACCACAGGACACATGCTGCAGGAACAATATATGAAAAAGATAGGATCAAAAGTAGTTATGATGAAAAAGAATATATATACGTTAAAGGCAACCTTGAAGAAAAAGTCTTAACAGATAAAGTGCTTCTATCGTTTAAGACATGGTTTGAAAATTATGTATACAGTCATCCGGAAAGGATATATATCAATGCCACAGAAGGCGGAGCTTTAATTAAAGGTATGGAAATAATGAGCTTTAAAGAGGCAATTTTAAAGTATATGGGAAAAGAATATTATGTAAAGCAAATAATCGATGAAATTTTAAAGAATAAGAAAATAGAGCCAGAACTAAAACAAATAAACTCACTTAAAAGAGAATTTGAAGATACAATTAAGAGGTTAAAAATAATAAAATATGATTGCATGCGTGGAGCAAAACTTTCGAAAAAGTTGTATAATGAATATGAAAAGGATATTGATGCTGATGTTACACGGATACTAGCTATATTAGATAAAATAGACGTGAAATTAAAAGATTCTAAAGATAGTTTTTCATTTATATCATCCATTTTAAACATTGTAACAACAAAAGTCCTTAAAGGCTTTAAACCTGAAAAAGATGAAACAGAAAAACAAAAAAAGCTGCGAATCGCTTCTATGTCATATACCCTTTATCAGGGAATCTATGAAGCGATATTGCAGTCAGAAAGTGGGTTAGAACATGCAAAAGAGGCGATAGAAAACATTATAAATGAAAAATATGCTTAA
- a CDS encoding NAD-dependent 4,6-dehydratase LegB gives MKLRDKRVLVTGAGGFIGSHLAEKLVEEGAKVRAFIRYNSKNNWGWLETSLYKDEIEIYTGDIRDYDSVKDSMKDINVVFHLAALIGIPYSYVSPLAYIKTNIEGTYNILQAAKELGVERVIQTSTSEVYGTAKYVPIDESHPFQPQSPYSATKIAADNIALSFFNAFNLPVTIARPFNTYGPRQSARAVIPTIITQILSGQREIKLGSLTPKRDMNYVKDTVDGFIKVAECDELIGQVVNIGSGQEISIGELAYLISKLMGVDIKIVQEDQRIRPEKSEVERLLCDNTKIKQYTGWKPKYTLEEGLKETIGWLKDNIDIYKPEVYNV, from the coding sequence ATGAAATTAAGAGATAAAAGAGTTCTTGTTACAGGTGCTGGGGGGTTTATTGGCTCGCATCTGGCAGAAAAGCTGGTTGAGGAAGGTGCGAAAGTAAGAGCGTTTATAAGGTATAATTCAAAGAACAATTGGGGATGGTTGGAAACATCATTATATAAAGATGAAATTGAAATATATACAGGTGATATAAGAGATTATGATAGTGTAAAAGATTCAATGAAGGATATCAATGTTGTTTTTCACCTTGCGGCACTTATAGGTATTCCGTATTCTTACGTATCGCCATTAGCATATATAAAAACAAATATAGAAGGCACATATAATATTTTGCAGGCAGCAAAAGAATTAGGTGTAGAGAGGGTAATTCAAACTTCCACAAGTGAGGTTTACGGAACAGCTAAGTATGTGCCAATAGACGAGAGTCATCCATTTCAGCCTCAGTCACCGTATTCAGCTACAAAAATAGCTGCTGATAATATTGCATTGAGTTTTTTCAATGCCTTTAATTTACCTGTGACGATAGCAAGGCCATTTAACACATATGGACCAAGACAATCGGCGAGGGCTGTAATACCTACAATAATTACGCAGATATTGAGTGGCCAGAGAGAAATCAAATTGGGAAGTCTTACTCCCAAAAGGGACATGAATTATGTAAAAGATACCGTAGATGGATTTATAAAAGTTGCTGAGTGCGATGAACTTATAGGACAAGTTGTTAATATTGGATCTGGACAGGAGATATCTATTGGTGAATTGGCGTATCTTATTTCAAAATTGATGGGTGTTGATATTAAAATAGTTCAGGAAGACCAGAGAATTCGCCCGGAGAAGAGCGAAGTTGAAAGACTTTTATGTGATAATACGAAAATAAAGCAATATACTGGCTGGAAGCCAAAATATACTCTTGAAGAAGGCCTGAAAGAAACAATAGGATGGTTAAAGGATAACATAGATATTTATAAACCGGAGGTATATAATGTATAG
- a CDS encoding LegC family aminotransferase — protein MYSEIKLDDPNLGDLEKEYILKAIDSNYVSTAGPFVPEFEEKFARYLNVNSCVSVQSGTAAIHMALYELGIGAGDEVIVPAITFIATVNPIVYCGGTPVFVDVDANTWNIDPEKIEKAITPKTKAIIVVHLYGNPCDMDKIMKIAEEHGLYVIEDATESLGAIYKGRYTGTIGHMGCFSFNGNKVITTGGGGMIATNDKKRAGHIKYLVNQARDNLPGYHHSEIGFNYRMTNLEAALGLAQFERLDEFLTKKQLFKKIYENAFNGIEVIELQKEYADAISSSWLFSIKIDTKKVKKTIPEIQDKLKARGIPSRRIFKPIVDMPPYLKYKKGNYDNSYDIYERGLNLPSSTLNGPEDIEYTAKSLLEILEI, from the coding sequence ATGTATAGTGAAATAAAGCTTGACGACCCTAATTTGGGAGACTTAGAAAAAGAGTATATATTAAAAGCTATTGATAGTAATTATGTATCAACTGCTGGTCCGTTTGTACCTGAATTTGAAGAAAAATTTGCAAGATATTTAAATGTTAATTCATGCGTTTCAGTGCAAAGCGGCACGGCAGCAATACATATGGCACTATATGAATTGGGAATAGGGGCAGGTGATGAGGTAATCGTACCTGCCATTACATTTATTGCAACAGTTAATCCTATAGTGTATTGTGGTGGAACTCCTGTCTTTGTAGATGTGGATGCGAATACTTGGAATATAGATCCGGAAAAAATCGAAAAAGCAATAACACCTAAAACAAAGGCCATCATAGTTGTGCATTTATACGGTAATCCATGTGATATGGATAAGATTATGAAGATTGCCGAAGAGCATGGGTTATATGTCATCGAAGATGCAACAGAAAGCCTTGGAGCGATATATAAAGGTAGATATACAGGAACTATTGGCCATATGGGATGTTTCAGCTTTAACGGAAATAAGGTAATTACAACAGGTGGGGGAGGAATGATAGCAACAAATGACAAAAAAAGAGCTGGGCATATTAAATATCTTGTTAATCAGGCGAGAGATAATTTACCTGGATATCATCATTCAGAAATAGGCTTTAATTACAGGATGACGAATTTAGAAGCGGCATTGGGTCTTGCGCAATTTGAACGATTAGATGAATTTTTAACGAAGAAACAGTTGTTTAAGAAAATATATGAAAATGCATTTAATGGAATTGAGGTAATAGAGCTGCAAAAGGAGTATGCAGATGCTATCAGTTCATCGTGGTTATTTTCTATAAAGATAGACACTAAAAAAGTGAAAAAAACAATACCGGAGATTCAGGATAAATTAAAAGCAAGAGGGATACCGAGCAGAAGAATATTTAAACCGATAGTAGATATGCCGCCATATTTAAAATATAAGAAGGGCAACTATGATAATTCGTATGATATTTACGAAAGGGGATTAAACCTTCCATCATCGACATTGAACGGACCGGAAGATATAGAATATACAGCAAAATCCTTATTAGAAATATTGGAAATATAA